From Camelus dromedarius isolate mCamDro1 chromosome X, mCamDro1.pat, whole genome shotgun sequence, one genomic window encodes:
- the SASH3 gene encoding SAM and SH3 domain-containing protein 3, which yields MLRRKPSNAGEKEPTQKKKLSLQRSSSFKDFAKSKPSSPVVSEKEFNLDDNIPEDDSGVPTPEDAGKSGKKLGKKWRAVISRTMNRKMGKMMVKALSEEMGDTLEEGSASPTSPDCSLDSPGPEKMALAFSEQEERELPALNRQASTGSELCSPSPGSGNFGEEPPAPQYTGPFCGRARVHTDFTPSPYDHDSLKLQKGDVIQIIEKPPVGTWLGLLNGRLGSFKFIYVDVLPEEAVGPSRPSRRQSKGKRPKPKTLHELLERIGLEEHTSTLLLNGYQTLEDFKELRETHLNELNIMDPQHRAKLLTAAELLLDYDTGSEEAEEGAESSQEPAVHTMAEPKVDIPRDSGCFEGSESGRDEAELAGAEEQLHSLSLAGAP from the exons ATGTTGCGCCGTAAGCCCTCCAACGCCGGTGAGAAGGAGCCCACTCAGAAGAAAAAG CTCTCGCTTCAGCGATCCAGCAGCTTCAAGGATTTTGCCAAATCCAAACCCAGCTCCCCTGTGGTGAGCGAGAAGGAGTTTAATCTGGATGATAAT ATTCCAGAAGATGACTCAGGTGTCCCGACCCCAGAGGATGCTGGGAAGAGTGGCAAAAAGCTGGGGAAGAAGTGGAGGGCCGTAATTTCCCGAACCATGAACAGGAAGATGGGCAAGATGATGGTGAAGGCCCTGTCGGAGGAGATG ggAGACACTCTGGAGGAGGGCTCAGCCTCCCCGACGTCTCCAGACTGCAGCCTGGACAGCCCCGGCCCTGAGAAGATGGCGCTGGCCTTTTCTGAGCAGGAGGAGCGGGAGCTCCCAGCACTCAACCGACAGGCCTCCACGG GCAGTGAGCTGTGTagccccagcccaggctctggCAACTTTGGGGAGGAACCACCTGCCCCCCAGTACACAGGGCCCTTCTGTGGCCGGGCACGAGTCCACACCGACTTCACTCCCAGCCCCTATGACCACGACTCCCTGAAACTGCAG aAAGGAGATGTGATCCAGATCATTGAAAAGCCACCTGTTGGCACGTGGCTGGGCCTGCTCAATGGTAGACTGGGCTCTTTCAAGTTCATCTACGTGGATGTGCTGCCCGAGGAGGCTGTGGGGCCTTCCCGCCCCAGCCGCCGACAGAGCAAAGGCAAGAGGCCCAAGCCCAAGACTCTTCATGAACTTCTGGAGCGCATTGGCCTCGAG GAGCACACATCCACCCTGCTGCTCAATGGCTACCAGACCCTGGAGGACTTCAAAGAGCTGCGGGAAACACATCTCAACGAGCTGAATATCATGGACCCGCAGCACCGGGCCAAGCTGCTAACGGCCGCTGAGCTGCTGCTGGACTATGACA CCGGCAgtgaggaggcagaagagggcgCTGAGAGCAGCCAGGAGCCAGCAGTGCACACAATGGCAGAGCCCAAAGTGGACATCCCGCGCGATTCAGGCTGCTTCGAGGGCTCGGAGAGCGGGCGCGATGAGGCGGAGCTGGCGGGCGCCGAAGAGCAGCTGCACAGCCTCTCTCTGGCCGGGGCCCCTTGA